In Candidatus Promineifilum breve, one genomic interval encodes:
- a CDS encoding extracellular solute-binding protein, with the protein MSKTNRLILTFILLILFATASGCTLLQESPGIVVTPSPGATAPAATPAALATSDLSGLPVPAQSIAQLRLWLPPEIGARTEAGAAELADQLAAFRAEQGALEIAVEQKPVEGPGGILAFLQAGRLVAPSVMPDLVAVPTALLADPRARDLFFPLDTRLAADSLGDIYPAPVSQIVRDDAFFGAPFATAGLTHLLYDPAVISGTIPLNWSQFISVTNHTLVLPADSREGALLGLQFYLAEGGNLTDDTGQPVLETEPLARALATIGLRKENLLQSHQLKTLDEAWQYHQLGTSDFMWTRVEHLLGLQAADPRLVGAQAYSAVPGVSGALVPLTTSWAWAITTSDPARQALAGELITFLTSAENMAAWNGRSQLLPARREAMALLGELNPYYQFAGLELERAQPMPVNEASRVMDALGDAVFQVLTTETSPVLIAEQAALSLRQ; encoded by the coding sequence ATGAGCAAAACCAATCGCCTGATCTTGACGTTCATTCTCTTAATCCTGTTCGCCACGGCTAGCGGCTGCACGCTACTACAGGAGTCGCCGGGCATCGTGGTCACCCCTTCGCCGGGGGCCACCGCCCCGGCGGCGACGCCCGCGGCTCTGGCGACGAGCGATCTGTCCGGCTTGCCCGTGCCCGCCCAATCCATTGCCCAACTGCGCCTCTGGCTACCGCCCGAGATCGGCGCGCGCACCGAGGCCGGCGCGGCCGAACTGGCTGACCAACTGGCGGCCTTCCGCGCCGAGCAGGGGGCGCTGGAGATCGCCGTCGAACAAAAGCCGGTCGAGGGGCCGGGGGGCATCCTGGCCTTCCTACAGGCCGGGCGGTTGGTGGCCCCGTCGGTCATGCCCGACCTGGTGGCCGTGCCGACGGCGCTGCTGGCCGACCCCCGCGCGCGCGACTTGTTTTTTCCTCTGGATACGCGGCTGGCGGCCGATAGTCTAGGCGACATCTACCCCGCGCCGGTGTCACAAATCGTCCGCGATGACGCGTTTTTCGGCGCTCCTTTCGCCACGGCCGGACTGACGCATCTGCTCTATGATCCGGCGGTGATCTCGGGCACCATCCCGCTCAACTGGTCGCAGTTCATTTCGGTCACCAATCACACCCTGGTATTGCCGGCCGACAGCCGCGAGGGGGCGTTGCTCGGCCTCCAATTCTATCTGGCCGAGGGCGGCAACCTGACCGACGACACGGGCCAGCCGGTATTGGAAACGGAACCGTTGGCGCGCGCCCTGGCGACGATTGGCTTGCGCAAGGAAAACCTGTTGCAGAGCCACCAACTGAAGACGCTGGATGAGGCGTGGCAATATCACCAGTTGGGCACGAGCGACTTCATGTGGACGCGGGTCGAACATCTGTTGGGGCTACAGGCGGCCGATCCGCGACTCGTGGGCGCTCAGGCCTATTCGGCCGTGCCCGGTGTCTCCGGCGCATTGGTGCCGCTGACGACGAGTTGGGCCTGGGCCATCACGACGAGCGACCCGGCCCGCCAGGCATTGGCCGGCGAACTGATCACCTTCCTGACGTCGGCCGAAAACATGGCCGCCTGGAATGGGCGTAGCCAACTGTTGCCGGCGCGCCGTGAGGCGATGGCCTTGCTGGGTGAGCTGAACCCCTATTATCAATTTGCCGGGCTGGAATTGGAACGCGCCCAGCCCATGCCCGTCAACGAAGCCAGCCGGGTCATGGATGCGCTGGGCGACGCGGTCTTTCAGGTGTTGACGACCGAGACGTCGCCGGTGCTCATCGCCGAGCAGGCCGCATTGAGCCTGCGCCAATAG
- a CDS encoding hydrogenase 3 maturation endopeptidase HyCI: MSSSLNWRNELSRLAPPVNGAPPRLAIVGVGQMLRGDDAAGPAVIHHLIANLEPADNLLLLDAAHAPENILGPITRFHPTILLFVDALRAGQPPGTILWLPAAAADATGGSTHTLPLSVLAEFITAETGATVYVLGIQPATTDFGLALSPAVTRAVAQVAAELTAYWRRLNAACSAMSTGDVSVVNT, encoded by the coding sequence ATGTCGAGCAGCTTGAATTGGCGGAACGAACTGAGCCGGTTAGCGCCGCCGGTTAACGGCGCGCCACCGCGTCTGGCCATCGTGGGGGTGGGGCAGATGCTGCGCGGCGATGACGCCGCCGGGCCGGCCGTCATTCACCACCTTATCGCGAACCTTGAACCGGCCGACAATTTGCTGCTGCTCGATGCGGCCCACGCACCGGAAAACATCCTCGGCCCGATCACCCGTTTTCATCCCACCATACTGCTGTTTGTCGATGCCCTTCGCGCCGGGCAGCCGCCGGGGACGATCCTGTGGTTGCCGGCGGCGGCGGCCGATGCGACGGGCGGCAGCACCCACACCCTGCCCCTCAGCGTATTGGCCGAGTTCATCACCGCCGAGACCGGCGCGACCGTCTACGTGCTCGGCATCCAGCCGGCCACGACCGATTTTGGCTTAGCGCTTAGTCCGGCCGTCACACGCGCCGTGGCTCAGGTCGCGGCCGAACTCACCGCCTATTGGCGCAGGCTCAATGCGGCCTGCTCGGCGATGAGCACCGGCGACGTCTCGGTCGTCAACACCTGA
- a CDS encoding 4Fe-4S binding protein translates to MKKIGMLVDLVESAFRRPVTEIYPLERRPTVEQFRGLLHWNPEGCTGCGLCVKDCPAEAIDFITIDKAAKRFVFRYYADRCTFCGQCAYNCRFNCITLDNEEWELADVDRDGYLITYGRPEDVEQLELAERTEPVSAAG, encoded by the coding sequence ATGAAAAAGATCGGCATGTTGGTTGACCTGGTCGAATCGGCTTTTCGGCGGCCGGTGACCGAAATCTATCCGCTGGAACGTCGCCCGACGGTCGAGCAGTTTCGCGGCCTGTTGCATTGGAACCCGGAGGGCTGCACGGGCTGCGGCCTGTGCGTCAAGGATTGCCCGGCCGAGGCCATCGACTTCATCACCATCGACAAGGCGGCCAAACGGTTCGTCTTTCGCTATTATGCCGACCGCTGCACCTTCTGCGGCCAATGCGCCTACAATTGCCGCTTCAATTGCATCACCCTGGACAACGAGGAATGGGAATTGGCCGACGTCGATCGCGACGGCTATTTGATCACCTATGGACGGCCGGAAGATGTCGAGCAGCTTGAATTGGCGGAACGAACTGAGCCGGTTAGCGCCGCCGGTTAA
- a CDS encoding complex I subunit 1 family protein, with protein sequence MSIARDLFTLMFFPAGLGLLAAGLLFQWVDRKLLARFQNRLGPRWFQPFADVVKLLGKEEIQPQGANPLLFAALPIIALAGALAAALAVPLFGLPPVFSYPGDLIVTLYLLSLLTLCIGLAGAQTRDRFSLTGALRVFTQLFAYEAPFILALLTPAVALMLAGAGGSWQINELAQSAAARAWFALTLPITFVVALIGLMGKLELPPFDAPEAETEIVAGALTEYSGRGLALFTLARAVELVVGLMLVTALYLGGTGQGALAAVLFTAKALGLLLVVVVLQTVLARLRIDQTVNLWWRLGSVLVIGQWLLIVLFRVLQ encoded by the coding sequence ATGTCCATCGCGCGCGATCTGTTCACCTTGATGTTCTTCCCGGCCGGGCTGGGCCTGTTGGCCGCTGGGCTGCTGTTCCAGTGGGTTGACCGCAAATTGCTGGCCCGCTTCCAGAACCGGCTGGGGCCGCGCTGGTTCCAGCCGTTCGCCGACGTGGTCAAGCTATTGGGCAAGGAAGAGATTCAGCCCCAGGGCGCAAACCCGCTGCTGTTCGCCGCCCTGCCCATCATCGCCCTGGCCGGGGCATTGGCCGCCGCCCTGGCCGTGCCGCTCTTCGGCCTGCCGCCGGTCTTCAGCTACCCCGGCGATCTCATCGTCACCCTCTATCTGCTCAGCTTGCTGACGCTGTGCATCGGTCTGGCCGGGGCGCAGACGCGCGACCGCTTTTCGCTGACCGGGGCGCTGCGGGTCTTCACCCAACTGTTCGCCTACGAGGCGCCCTTTATCCTGGCCTTGCTCACCCCGGCGGTGGCCCTCATGCTGGCCGGCGCGGGGGGCAGCTGGCAGATCAATGAGTTGGCCCAATCGGCCGCCGCGCGGGCGTGGTTCGCCCTGACGCTGCCCATCACCTTCGTCGTGGCCCTCATCGGCCTGATGGGCAAGCTGGAACTGCCCCCCTTCGATGCCCCGGAAGCGGAAACGGAGATCGTGGCTGGGGCGCTGACCGAATACAGCGGTCGCGGGCTGGCCCTGTTTACGTTGGCGCGGGCGGTGGAGTTGGTGGTCGGCCTGATGCTGGTGACGGCTCTCTATCTGGGCGGCACCGGTCAGGGCGCATTGGCCGCTGTGCTGTTTACGGCCAAGGCGCTCGGTCTGCTGCTGGTCGTCGTCGTCCTGCAAACCGTCCTCGCCCGCCTGCGCATCGACCAGACGGTCAATCTGTGGTGGCGGCTGGGGTCGGTTCTGGTCATCGGTCAATGGCTATTGATCGTCCTGTTCAGGGTGCTGCAATGA
- a CDS encoding hydrogenase large subunit codes for MNAQASERFIIPIGPQHPALKEPGHFEFTVEGETVTSATVRLGYAHRGIEKGTESRNWTQNLYLLERICGICSHIHATAYAIGVEQLAEVEVPARAQAIREIIAELERVHSHLLWLGVAAHDAGFDTLFMYTWRDRETVMDILEALSGNRVHYSANVLGGVKFDLTDTSISAILKGLEYLEERTHHYRQVVNEDAFFLQRTRDVGTMSHAEALRLGVVGPTARASGVTRDVRVDAPYIAYGDFPVRLQTLAAGDLEARFLVRLDELFDSYRVIRAIIAGLPDGELTAKRMPRKLKAGEVISRVEAPRGELFYYIRSTGGESPDRIKVRTPTLCNMGSVLTQTIGQNLADVPMILVGIDPCFSCNDRAVTVRSATQSGDPRTWTWASLRQYGIDHYRRRMGLDPSRP; via the coding sequence ATGAACGCGCAAGCCTCCGAACGCTTTATCATCCCCATCGGCCCGCAACACCCGGCCCTGAAAGAACCCGGTCATTTCGAGTTCACCGTGGAAGGCGAGACGGTGACGTCGGCCACGGTGCGGCTCGGTTATGCCCACCGCGGCATCGAGAAGGGCACCGAGAGCCGCAACTGGACGCAGAATTTGTATTTACTGGAGCGCATCTGCGGCATCTGCTCCCACATCCACGCCACGGCCTACGCCATCGGCGTGGAGCAACTGGCCGAGGTGGAAGTGCCCGCTCGCGCCCAGGCCATTCGCGAGATCATCGCCGAGCTGGAGCGCGTCCACAGCCATCTACTGTGGCTGGGCGTCGCTGCCCACGATGCCGGCTTCGATACCCTTTTCATGTACACCTGGCGCGACCGGGAAACGGTCATGGACATCCTCGAAGCGCTCAGCGGCAACCGCGTCCACTATTCGGCCAACGTGCTGGGCGGCGTGAAATTCGACCTGACCGACACGAGCATCAGCGCCATCCTCAAGGGGCTGGAATACCTGGAGGAACGCACCCATCACTACCGCCAGGTCGTCAATGAGGACGCCTTTTTCCTGCAACGCACGCGCGACGTGGGCACGATGAGCCATGCAGAAGCGTTGCGCCTGGGGGTCGTGGGGCCAACGGCGCGCGCCTCCGGCGTCACCCGCGACGTGCGCGTCGATGCGCCTTACATCGCCTACGGTGACTTCCCGGTTCGGCTCCAGACGCTGGCCGCCGGCGATCTGGAAGCGCGCTTCCTCGTCCGGCTCGACGAACTATTCGATAGCTACCGCGTCATTCGGGCCATCATCGCCGGCCTGCCTGACGGCGAACTGACCGCCAAGCGTATGCCGCGCAAGCTCAAGGCCGGCGAGGTCATCAGCCGCGTCGAAGCCCCGCGCGGCGAACTGTTCTACTACATCCGCAGCACCGGCGGCGAATCACCCGACCGCATCAAGGTGCGCACGCCGACCCTCTGCAACATGGGGTCGGTGCTCACCCAGACCATCGGTCAAAATCTGGCCGACGTGCCCATGATCCTGGTCGGCATCGATCCCTGCTTTTCGTGCAACGACCGGGCGGTGACGGTGCGGTCGGCAACCCAGTCCGGCGATCCCCGGACGTGGACGTGGGCGTCGCTGCGCCAATATGGGATCGATCATTATCGCCGGCGGATGGGTCTCGACCCATCGCGCCCCTAG
- a CDS encoding NADH-quinone oxidoreductase subunit C → MNGPNYLERAETILAQWLGELTRPQANRINVAIEAADLLPAIHALVDARWGYLAAITGLDPGEATGALWVLYHFAEGAAVVTLQVTVPREQPVVPTIRDLIPLAGIYEQELGEVLGVGISGAPVGGRLFLPDDWPDDVYPLRKEFQPA, encoded by the coding sequence ATGAACGGGCCGAACTATCTGGAACGCGCTGAGACCATTCTGGCGCAATGGCTGGGCGAGCTAACCCGCCCGCAGGCCAACCGGATCAACGTGGCGATTGAAGCGGCCGATTTGCTCCCGGCCATTCACGCGCTGGTGGATGCGCGCTGGGGCTACCTGGCGGCCATCACCGGCCTCGACCCCGGCGAAGCGACCGGCGCGCTGTGGGTGCTCTACCACTTCGCCGAGGGCGCGGCCGTCGTCACGCTCCAGGTGACAGTGCCGCGCGAGCAGCCGGTCGTGCCCACCATTCGCGACCTGATCCCGCTGGCCGGCATCTACGAGCAGGAATTGGGCGAGGTGCTGGGTGTGGGCATCAGCGGCGCGCCGGTTGGCGGGCGTCTCTTCCTGCCCGACGACTGGCCCGACGACGTTTACCCGCTGCGGAAAGAGTTCCAGCCCGCCTGA
- a CDS encoding NADH-quinone oxidoreductase subunit B family protein, with translation MMIQGSTQNLRQLLQRVRNWALANSPWLVHYNSGSCNGCDIEILATLTPRYDLERLGIKLQGSPRHADVLVCTGPVTRQSRERLIRIYEQMPEPKFVVAVGTCSISGGAFRGCYNILGGVDAVIPVDAYIPGCPPRPEAVIHGVAALLKQLQPQRAAEIDHLLADMGATPEEELIDERAELSGTR, from the coding sequence ATGATGATTCAAGGCTCCACACAGAATCTCAGGCAATTGCTCCAGCGGGTGCGCAATTGGGCGCTGGCTAATTCGCCCTGGCTGGTCCATTACAACAGCGGCTCGTGCAACGGCTGTGACATCGAGATACTGGCCACACTGACGCCGCGCTACGATCTGGAACGGCTGGGCATCAAACTCCAGGGCAGCCCGCGCCACGCCGATGTGCTCGTCTGCACCGGCCCGGTCACGCGCCAATCGCGGGAGCGGCTGATCCGCATCTACGAGCAGATGCCGGAGCCGAAGTTCGTGGTGGCCGTGGGCACGTGCAGCATCTCCGGCGGCGCGTTTCGCGGCTGCTACAACATCCTCGGCGGCGTCGATGCGGTCATCCCGGTGGATGCCTACATCCCCGGCTGTCCGCCCCGCCCCGAAGCCGTCATCCACGGCGTGGCGGCATTGTTGAAGCAATTGCAGCCGCAACGCGCGGCCGAGATCGATCACCTGTTAGCCGACATGGGCGCAACGCCCGAAGAGGAATTAATCGATGAACGGGCCGAACTATCTGGAACGCGCTGA
- a CDS encoding complex I subunit 5 family protein: protein MTLPPFVWLILWLGLSAPFVYVIGRIDVLTGGRRQLARWLSLLCIAVGWVAFGRALSAFYSVETVDLIATKTWTLGAVTMRFDGLSLLLAALVMTMMTAILLYAGPYIGRGDGAEKHYALLLLLTGVIIGLGSAGDLFNLWLWFEAMAITSYPLVAFYTQDRTSLEAGFKYLVQSSVGSVFILFAIALVLLSTGTLDVLEVRAALEPASSGVALWLTAGVLFVIGFGVKIALVPLHTWLPDAHAQAPSGISAILSAVVIEAGLIALLRSLSALAGAAVTWGGLLIAFGLFNMLLGNLMALRQQQVKRLLAFSSIAHVGYMILGLGIALYVGTEPGAQAGFFHLLSHGLMKGLAFLAVGALLFGLQHQMGAAGEHSHRALVIDDLSGAARRYPLIALTLSLALMGLAGLPPLVGFMSKWQIFIAGAQTRDVAILAILVIAALNSVLSLGYYAPLINRLYRHEPAAAVANGRAVPLSMTAPLVALALAILILGVAPILAARLTIPAAADLLQAFIP, encoded by the coding sequence ATGACCTTGCCGCCGTTCGTCTGGCTTATTCTGTGGCTGGGGTTGTCCGCGCCGTTCGTCTACGTTATCGGCCGCATCGACGTGCTGACCGGCGGCCGGCGCCAGTTGGCCCGTTGGCTGAGCCTGTTGTGCATCGCCGTGGGCTGGGTGGCCTTTGGGCGCGCGCTGTCCGCCTTCTACAGCGTAGAAACGGTCGATCTCATCGCCACAAAAACGTGGACATTGGGCGCGGTGACGATGCGCTTCGACGGGCTGAGCCTGTTGCTGGCCGCGCTGGTGATGACCATGATGACCGCCATCTTGCTCTACGCCGGGCCTTACATCGGCCGCGGCGACGGCGCGGAGAAGCATTACGCGCTGTTACTCCTGCTGACCGGGGTGATCATCGGCCTGGGCAGCGCCGGCGACCTGTTCAACCTGTGGCTGTGGTTCGAGGCGATGGCGATCACCTCCTACCCGCTGGTCGCCTTCTATACCCAAGACCGCACATCGCTGGAGGCGGGTTTCAAATATCTGGTGCAAAGCTCGGTCGGGTCGGTGTTCATCCTCTTCGCGATCGCCCTGGTATTGCTGTCCACCGGCACACTCGACGTGCTGGAAGTGCGCGCGGCGCTGGAGCCGGCGTCGTCCGGCGTGGCCCTGTGGCTGACAGCCGGCGTCCTGTTCGTCATCGGCTTCGGGGTCAAGATCGCCCTCGTCCCGCTCCATACCTGGCTGCCCGACGCCCACGCCCAGGCCCCCAGCGGCATCAGTGCCATCCTGTCGGCGGTGGTCATCGAGGCCGGGCTGATCGCTCTGTTGCGCTCGCTGTCGGCGCTGGCCGGCGCGGCTGTCACCTGGGGCGGCCTGCTGATCGCCTTTGGCCTGTTCAACATGCTCCTGGGCAATCTGATGGCCCTGCGGCAACAGCAGGTGAAACGACTGCTGGCCTTCTCCAGCATCGCCCACGTCGGCTACATGATCCTCGGCCTGGGCATCGCCCTCTACGTGGGCACGGAGCCGGGGGCACAGGCGGGCTTTTTCCATCTGCTCAGCCACGGGCTGATGAAGGGTCTGGCCTTTCTGGCCGTCGGCGCGCTGCTGTTTGGCCTGCAACACCAGATGGGCGCGGCCGGGGAGCATTCCCATCGCGCCCTGGTCATCGACGATCTGTCCGGGGCGGCCCGCCGCTATCCGCTGATCGCCCTGACCCTCAGCCTGGCGCTCATGGGGCTGGCCGGCTTGCCGCCGCTGGTGGGCTTCATGTCGAAATGGCAAATCTTTATCGCCGGGGCGCAAACCCGTGACGTGGCCATCCTGGCTATTCTGGTCATCGCCGCGCTCAACAGCGTCCTGTCGCTGGGCTATTACGCGCCGCTCATCAACCGGCTCTACCGGCATGAACCGGCGGCGGCCGTCGCCAACGGCCGGGCGGTGCCCCTGTCCATGACTGCGCCGCTGGTGGCGCTGGCGTTGGCGATCCTGATCCTGGGCGTAGCGCCCATTTTGGCCGCCCGGCTCACGATCCCGGCGGCGGCCGATCTGCTACAAGCTTTTATACCCTGA
- a CDS encoding NADH-quinone oxidoreductase subunit 5 family protein encodes MASSLILIAIGAPWVGALLVWLIGDRHERRQHALAAVASVVAAVAALLLLRPAAWGITGQAAVRLPFGPFVGDLTFVADGLGVYLAVIATVVGSLTVIFSAGYMDGAAQLGRYYALVLIFIGAMCGLVLSGNLLFLFLFWEVTAFCSYALIAFHNDDPKAVAAGIKALIITQLGGAGLLIGIVLAAAYLPDLQVSTLLAAAGELPPGILAVVAFGFLLAAAAKSAQVPLHIWLPDAMEAPTPVSALIHAATMVNAGVYLLARFYPAFAGVPGWATTVIVIGTTSALLAALLATTSNDLKRVLAYSTVSQLGYMVAGVGMGALFESQFYLFSHALFKALLFLGAGAIIHHLGTRDMRRMGGLWRQMPQIALPFLIGAAALVGLPFFNGFWSKELLLETAMEGYPLSVYPLLVVGAGITAYYAARLCRMVFFAPAADGLAPHHSPLSRWMSGPVILLAVFVTVSWLAAEPFAVLLQETLPFHIAFLLPERAIDSIISTHTALATSTLITLGVTIAGLLLGWRRSGAPDAPTPAAFGRVESLFNQSAATIAGVTRGSAGLLQKTQTGQLNWNVAGIILGAIALLLLLILQGV; translated from the coding sequence ATGGCATCCTCGCTTATCCTCATCGCGATTGGCGCGCCGTGGGTCGGCGCGCTCCTGGTCTGGCTAATCGGCGACCGGCACGAACGCCGGCAACACGCTCTGGCGGCCGTGGCCTCGGTCGTCGCCGCCGTGGCGGCGCTCTTGCTGCTGCGCCCCGCCGCGTGGGGCATCACCGGCCAGGCGGCCGTCCGCCTGCCGTTCGGCCCGTTCGTCGGCGATCTGACCTTCGTGGCCGATGGCCTGGGCGTCTATCTGGCGGTCATCGCCACCGTGGTCGGCAGCCTGACGGTCATCTTTTCGGCCGGTTATATGGACGGGGCGGCCCAGTTGGGCCGCTATTATGCGCTGGTGCTCATCTTCATCGGCGCGATGTGCGGCCTTGTCCTCAGCGGTAATCTGCTGTTTCTCTTCCTCTTCTGGGAAGTGACGGCCTTCTGCTCCTACGCCCTCATCGCCTTTCACAATGATGACCCCAAGGCGGTGGCCGCCGGCATCAAAGCGTTGATCATCACCCAACTCGGCGGGGCGGGGCTGCTGATCGGTATCGTGCTGGCCGCGGCCTATCTACCCGATCTCCAGGTGAGCACGCTGTTGGCCGCGGCCGGGGAGTTGCCGCCCGGCATCCTGGCGGTGGTCGCCTTTGGCTTTCTGCTGGCCGCGGCGGCCAAATCGGCCCAGGTCCCGCTGCACATCTGGCTGCCGGACGCGATGGAAGCGCCGACGCCGGTCAGCGCCCTCATCCACGCGGCGACGATGGTCAACGCCGGCGTCTATCTGCTGGCCCGCTTCTATCCGGCCTTTGCCGGTGTGCCCGGCTGGGCGACGACGGTCATCGTCATCGGGACAACCTCGGCCTTGTTAGCGGCCCTGCTGGCGACGACCAGCAACGACCTCAAGCGCGTCCTGGCCTATTCGACCGTCAGCCAGTTGGGCTACATGGTCGCCGGTGTCGGCATGGGCGCGCTGTTCGAGAGCCAGTTCTACCTGTTCAGCCATGCCCTCTTCAAGGCGCTGCTGTTCCTGGGCGCGGGGGCCATCATCCACCACCTGGGCACGCGCGACATGCGCCGGATGGGCGGCCTGTGGCGACAGATGCCCCAGATCGCCCTGCCGTTCCTCATCGGCGCGGCGGCGCTGGTGGGGCTGCCGTTTTTTAACGGCTTCTGGAGCAAGGAGCTTTTGCTGGAAACCGCTATGGAAGGCTACCCGCTGAGCGTCTACCCGCTGCTGGTCGTCGGCGCGGGCATCACGGCCTATTACGCGGCGCGCCTGTGCCGGATGGTCTTCTTCGCCCCGGCGGCCGATGGGCTGGCCCCACATCACTCGCCCCTCTCGCGCTGGATGAGCGGGCCGGTGATCCTGCTGGCCGTCTTCGTCACGGTTTCCTGGTTGGCGGCCGAGCCGTTCGCCGTGCTGCTGCAAGAGACATTGCCGTTCCACATCGCTTTCCTCCTCCCGGAACGGGCCATCGACAGCATCATCTCGACCCATACTGCGCTGGCGACATCGACCTTGATCACTCTCGGCGTCACCATCGCCGGGCTACTTCTCGGCTGGCGGCGTTCCGGCGCGCCCGATGCGCCCACGCCCGCCGCCTTCGGCCGTGTCGAATCGCTATTCAACCAATCGGCGGCCACCATCGCCGGGGTCACGCGCGGCTCGGCCGGTTTGCTGCAAAAGACCCAGACCGGCCAATTGAACTGGAACGTGGCCGGAATTATCCTGGGCGCCATCGCCCTACTGTTATTGCTCATCTTGCAAGGGGTTTAA
- a CDS encoding NADH-quinone oxidoreductase subunit NuoK yields MTLLQLSFLGIILLLAIGLYALLVSRHLIKVIIALQIMVKAAILALVVAGEAVGRIHLAQSIAMTVIVVDTIAAVLALALVVQIKRRTGSLDTAELATLRH; encoded by the coding sequence ATGACCCTGTTACAACTTTCCTTTCTCGGCATCATCCTGTTGTTGGCGATTGGCCTGTACGCGCTGCTCGTCAGCCGCCACCTCATCAAAGTGATTATCGCCCTGCAAATCATGGTCAAAGCGGCCATCCTGGCCCTGGTCGTGGCCGGGGAGGCCGTGGGGCGCATCCATCTGGCGCAGAGCATCGCCATGACGGTCATCGTTGTCGATACCATCGCCGCGGTGCTGGCCTTGGCCCTCGTCGTCCAGATCAAGCGGCGCACGGGTAGTCTGGACACGGCCGAACTGGCGACGCTACGCCACTAG
- a CDS encoding NADH-quinone oxidoreductase subunit J — MGLYTALFVGMIVGAVLAVRSRPLAAALWLAALSGLTAILLYLFGAPELAVIELSVGAGLITVLLAFAISMAEDETMPVSLVPRPFAWLLVLVAAGLLGWLVLPQLPGISAVVAAEAPFFVQVWENRLLDLIVQIAVVISGVMGVLSLLGETRQPKPATEASR, encoded by the coding sequence ATGGGGCTCTATACGGCACTATTCGTTGGTATGATTGTTGGCGCGGTTTTGGCCGTCCGTTCACGGCCACTGGCCGCTGCATTATGGCTGGCGGCCCTCAGCGGACTGACGGCCATTCTCCTCTATCTCTTCGGCGCGCCCGAACTGGCGGTCATCGAATTAAGCGTCGGCGCAGGACTGATCACCGTCCTGCTGGCCTTCGCCATCAGCATGGCCGAGGATGAGACCATGCCGGTTTCACTTGTGCCGCGGCCGTTCGCCTGGCTTTTGGTGCTGGTCGCCGCCGGCTTGCTCGGTTGGCTGGTGTTGCCGCAACTGCCGGGGATCAGCGCCGTCGTGGCCGCCGAAGCGCCGTTCTTCGTCCAGGTCTGGGAAAACCGCCTGCTGGACCTCATCGTCCAAATCGCCGTCGTCATCTCCGGCGTCATGGGTGTGCTGAGCCTGCTGGGTGAGACACGCCAGCCCAAACCGGCAACGGAGGCGTCGCGATGA